Below is a window of candidate division WOR-3 bacterium DNA.
AGGCCGGCGAAGACGGGGATAGACCCGTCTTCGCCGATACATCCCCGGTTCGCCCGTCAGGGCCGCATCTGGCCGACGAATCCAGCCTCGGTCCTACAGGCCATTGACACACCGCAGGCCTGGACTAGAATGGGTCGAGTGGAAAGTGCGACCTGAAAGTGAGGAACCATGCGTAGTAGTGCATTGATCGGGGTACCGCTGGTCGTCTTCGGGCTGGCCTGCAACGCCCTCATTCCCAAGCCGGATGTCGGACACAAGGCGCCGAACTTCCGCCTGCCGGACACCGCCTGGGTGGAACACTCCCTCAGCGAGTTTCGCGGCAAGGTCGTGCTGCTCAACTTCTGGCAAAGCGGCTGATCGGGCAGCGGCGCGGAGTTACCGCGCCTCTCGGTCCTGCAGAACATCTACGCCGCGCGCGGATTCGAGGCAATCGCCATCAACATCGAGGAGAGTATGGAGGACGTCGTCAAAGTGGTGGCACGGCAAGCCTCGAACCTCCACCTGCGCGACGA
It encodes the following:
- a CDS encoding redoxin domain-containing protein — protein: MRSSALIGVPLVVFGLACNALIPKPDVGHKAPNFRLPDTAWVEHSLSEFRGKVVLLNFWQSG